One part of the Vogesella sp. LIG4 genome encodes these proteins:
- a CDS encoding LysR family transcriptional regulator codes for MTLKLSLRELEVFAAIADAESVTRAADMLALSQSAASQALAQLEAALGATLFDRVGRRLQLNENGRSLLPRARALLDEAMALQDMFGSAVLSLRLGASTTIANYLLPQRLAALRRDWPQCKVALQVANTRDIVAAVAALRVDFGLIEGPCHHPELHATPWLQDELVLIAAAGHPLAQGVLTREALAAAPWLLREAGSGTREEVERVLLPQLGSLRLEMELGDSEAIKRAVAAGLGISCLSRRVVAELLADGSLVELASDLPPLARTLWCVRHRDRPAGRSMQALLQLDAAPGM; via the coding sequence ATGACCCTGAAACTCAGCCTGCGCGAGCTGGAAGTGTTCGCCGCCATTGCCGATGCCGAGTCGGTTACCCGCGCCGCCGACATGCTGGCGCTGTCGCAATCGGCAGCCAGCCAGGCGCTGGCGCAGCTGGAGGCCGCGCTGGGCGCCACGCTGTTCGACCGCGTGGGCCGCCGGCTGCAACTGAACGAAAACGGCCGCAGCCTGCTGCCGCGCGCCCGCGCCCTGCTGGACGAGGCGATGGCGCTGCAGGACATGTTCGGCAGCGCGGTGCTGTCGCTGCGGCTGGGCGCCAGCACCACCATCGCCAACTACCTGCTGCCGCAAAGGTTGGCCGCACTGCGCCGCGACTGGCCGCAATGCAAGGTGGCACTGCAGGTGGCCAACACCCGCGACATCGTGGCGGCGGTGGCGGCGCTGCGCGTGGATTTCGGCCTGATCGAAGGCCCCTGCCACCACCCGGAGCTGCACGCCACGCCGTGGCTGCAGGACGAGCTGGTGCTGATCGCCGCCGCCGGCCACCCGCTGGCGCAGGGCGTACTGACGCGCGAGGCGCTGGCCGCCGCGCCGTGGCTGCTGCGCGAAGCCGGCTCCGGCACCCGCGAGGAAGTGGAACGCGTACTGCTGCCGCAGCTGGGCAGCCTGCGGCTGGAAATGGAACTGGGCGATTCGGAAGCCATCAAGCGCGCGGTGGCGGCCGGGCTCGGCATCAGCTGCCTGTCGCGGCGGGTGGTGGCAGAGCTGCTGGCCGATGGCAGCCTGGTGGAGCTGGCCAGCGACCTGCCGCCGCTGGCGCGCACGCTGTGGTGCGTGCGCCACCGCGACCGGCCCGCCGGCCGCAGCATGCAGGCCCTGTTGCAGCTGGATGCCGCACCAGGAATGTGA
- a CDS encoding 2OG-Fe(II) oxygenase: MSLQFDIDAVLDRLASDGWVVIPHALPATLTTGLRDACLAVWQQGRFHEAATGRGDGQARRAEIRSDSVLWLDQVAGLPAVQAYNAAMDEVMQAVNRGLYLGLAELESHFAVYPEGAFYKKHLDRFRDDDARTLTTVFYLNEDWPQDGGGQIRLYLDTDCTQHIDVTPEAGTLVLFLSDRFWHEVLPARQQRLSVTGWYRRRVDGVSW, translated from the coding sequence ATGTCCCTGCAATTCGATATTGATGCCGTACTCGACCGCCTGGCCAGCGATGGCTGGGTGGTGATTCCCCACGCGCTGCCGGCCACGCTCACCACCGGGCTGCGCGACGCCTGCCTGGCGGTGTGGCAGCAAGGCCGCTTCCACGAGGCGGCCACCGGCCGTGGCGATGGCCAGGCGCGCCGCGCCGAGATCCGCAGCGATTCGGTGCTGTGGCTGGACCAGGTGGCCGGGCTGCCGGCGGTGCAGGCCTACAACGCGGCAATGGACGAGGTGATGCAGGCGGTGAACCGCGGCCTGTACCTGGGGCTGGCCGAGCTGGAGTCGCACTTCGCCGTCTACCCGGAAGGGGCGTTCTACAAGAAGCACCTGGACCGTTTCCGCGACGACGACGCGCGCACGCTGACCACGGTGTTCTATCTGAACGAGGATTGGCCGCAGGATGGCGGCGGCCAGATCCGCCTGTACCTGGACACTGACTGCACGCAGCACATCGACGTGACGCCGGAGGCCGGCACCCTGGTGCTGTTCCTGTCCGACCGTTTCTGGCACGAGGTGCTGCCGGCGCGCCAGCAGCGGCTGTCGGTTACCGGCTGGTACCGCCGCCGCGTAGACGGTGTGAGCTGGTAG
- a CDS encoding YeiH family protein, which yields MQKNAYFPGLLAALLLAFAAQWLAALPWLAAHAISPLLLAIVGGMLVANLRPLPGGWQPGLRLCKQQLLRAGIVLFGLQLTLGQLQQLGGRVLLIDALVLASTFGLSLWLGRRLGLDRDSCVLIGAGSAICGAAAVLATQPVIRASGERAGVAVAGVVLFGSVAMLLYPWLYGLLAPLGLTQSAYGVLTGSTMHEVAQVVVAGKAVGEAAAASAVMTKMMRVMLLAPFLLLLAAVTQRRAAAQGQRAPITVPWFAFGFIAAIAVNSSGWLPAGLHSGLLQLDRLLLATAMAALGLDTSFAALRSAGWRPLLLAALLSLWLLLGGGGINWLLQA from the coding sequence ATGCAAAAAAACGCCTATTTCCCCGGTTTGCTGGCGGCGCTGCTGCTGGCATTTGCCGCGCAGTGGCTGGCGGCGCTGCCATGGTTGGCCGCACACGCCATCTCGCCACTGCTGCTGGCCATTGTCGGCGGCATGCTGGTGGCCAATCTGCGGCCGCTGCCCGGCGGCTGGCAGCCCGGCCTGCGGCTGTGCAAGCAGCAGCTACTGCGCGCCGGCATCGTGCTGTTCGGCCTGCAGCTGACGCTGGGCCAGCTGCAGCAGCTGGGCGGGCGGGTATTGCTGATCGATGCGCTGGTGCTGGCCTCCACCTTCGGCCTGTCGCTGTGGCTGGGGCGGCGGCTGGGGTTGGATCGCGACAGCTGCGTGCTGATCGGCGCCGGCAGCGCCATCTGCGGCGCGGCGGCGGTGCTGGCCACCCAGCCGGTGATCCGCGCCAGCGGCGAGCGCGCCGGGGTGGCCGTGGCAGGCGTGGTGCTGTTCGGCAGCGTCGCCATGCTGCTGTACCCATGGTTGTACGGGCTGCTGGCGCCCTTGGGGCTGACGCAGTCGGCCTATGGCGTGCTCACCGGCTCCACCATGCACGAGGTGGCGCAGGTGGTGGTGGCCGGCAAGGCGGTGGGCGAGGCGGCGGCGGCCAGCGCGGTGATGACCAAGATGATGCGGGTGATGCTGCTGGCGCCGTTCCTGCTGCTGCTGGCCGCTGTGACGCAACGCCGGGCGGCGGCGCAGGGCCAGCGCGCGCCCATTACCGTGCCGTGGTTCGCCTTCGGCTTTATCGCCGCCATCGCGGTGAACAGCAGCGGCTGGCTGCCCGCCGGCCTGCACAGCGGCCTGCTGCAACTCGACCGTCTGCTGCTGGCCACCGCCATGGCGGCGCTGGGGCTGGATACCAGCTTTGCCGCGCTGCGCAGCGCCGGCTGGCGCCCGCTGCTGCTGGCGGCGCTGCTGTCGCTGTGGCTGCTGCTGGGCGGTGGCGGCATCAACTGGCTGCTGCAGGCTTGA
- a CDS encoding alpha/beta fold hydrolase, translating into MGIRQHDIHLPVTDRDTLYLKRFQPTRLANAPAVLLLHGVMANGRIFYSASGKGLAPYLAAHGYDVFVADLRGRGNSTPHIDRHARYGQTETITEDLPALHAAVRHIKGDVPLHWMAHSWGGVHMSSCLLRHPQLIAEVQSLVYFGSKRSVHVRNWRKRLEVDLVWNIVGRMLCRSVGYLPARRIGLGADDETDKSHWQSKQWARVAPWRDSDDGFDYAAAAQRYSLPPALYFAAQNDPCRGHPADVKRFRDESGRHLSRLRLLARHKGHRHDYDHVSLLTHPDAARDHFPLVLHWLAGDYQRVTENY; encoded by the coding sequence ATGGGCATCCGCCAGCACGACATCCACCTGCCGGTCACCGACCGCGACACGCTGTACCTGAAACGCTTCCAGCCCACCCGCCTGGCCAACGCGCCGGCGGTGCTGCTGCTGCATGGGGTGATGGCCAATGGCCGCATCTTCTACTCCGCCAGCGGCAAGGGGCTGGCGCCCTACCTGGCGGCGCACGGCTACGATGTGTTCGTGGCCGATCTGCGCGGCCGCGGCAACAGCACGCCGCATATCGACCGCCACGCCCGCTACGGCCAGACCGAGACCATTACCGAAGACCTGCCGGCGCTGCACGCCGCGGTGCGTCACATCAAGGGCGATGTGCCGCTGCACTGGATGGCGCATTCCTGGGGCGGGGTGCATATGAGCAGCTGCCTGCTGCGCCACCCGCAGCTGATCGCCGAGGTGCAGAGCCTGGTGTATTTCGGCAGCAAGCGCAGTGTGCACGTGCGCAACTGGCGCAAGCGGCTGGAGGTGGATCTGGTGTGGAACATCGTTGGCCGCATGCTGTGCCGTAGCGTGGGCTACCTGCCGGCGCGGCGCATCGGCCTGGGCGCGGACGACGAAACCGACAAGAGCCACTGGCAGAGCAAGCAATGGGCGCGGGTGGCGCCGTGGCGGGACAGCGACGACGGCTTCGACTACGCCGCCGCCGCGCAGCGCTACAGCCTGCCGCCGGCGCTGTATTTCGCCGCGCAGAACGACCCCTGCCGCGGCCACCCGGCCGACGTGAAGCGCTTTCGCGACGAAAGCGGCCGCCACCTGTCGCGGCTGCGGCTGCTGGCGCGGCACAAGGGCCATCGCCACGACTACGACCATGTCAGCCTGCTGACCCACCCGGATGCGGCGCGCGACCACTTTCCGCTGGTGCTGCACTGGCTGGCCGGCGACTACCAGCGGGTGACGGAGAACTACTGA